A region of Paractinoplanes abujensis DNA encodes the following proteins:
- a CDS encoding DUF2087 domain-containing protein, whose amino-acid sequence MSAEAARAAEILSQLATPLRLRAYAELVHRGQEGATIAELAYILDVPVQTAGETLARLVGAGLATGTGNGVYRASGGELREAAQAIDRVQPIASYLADYPQLRGNFTHGRLSTMPPTMSERYTMLGELLSRFLALEGLHTEHEINHRLAEVTDDVAATRRMLVETGWLERDQAGSTYGVGRLVPEQR is encoded by the coding sequence GTGTCTGCCGAAGCCGCCCGCGCCGCCGAGATTCTGAGCCAGCTCGCCACCCCGTTGCGCCTCCGGGCGTACGCGGAACTGGTCCACCGCGGCCAGGAAGGCGCCACGATCGCCGAGCTCGCGTACATTCTCGACGTGCCCGTGCAGACCGCGGGCGAGACCCTGGCCCGCCTCGTCGGCGCCGGACTGGCCACCGGCACGGGCAACGGCGTCTACCGCGCCTCGGGCGGCGAGTTGCGCGAAGCCGCCCAAGCGATCGACCGCGTGCAGCCGATCGCGTCCTATCTCGCCGACTATCCGCAGCTGCGGGGCAACTTCACCCACGGCCGCCTGTCGACCATGCCGCCCACGATGAGCGAGCGCTACACGATGCTGGGCGAGCTGCTGTCCCGCTTTCTCGCGCTCGAAGGCCTGCACACCGAGCACGAGATCAACCACCGGCTGGCCGAGGTCACCGACGACGTCGCCGCGACACGCCGCATGCTGGTCGAAACGGGCTGGTTGGAGAGGGACCAGGCCGGTTCCACGTACGGAGTGGGTCGTCTGGTGCCGGAGCAGCGTTAG